A DNA window from Amphiprion ocellaris isolate individual 3 ecotype Okinawa chromosome 8, ASM2253959v1, whole genome shotgun sequence contains the following coding sequences:
- the snai1b gene encoding snail family zinc finger 1b: protein MPRSFLVKKYFSSKKPYYRESQLESQTAFVPESFPRAELPTQNNSSALTCHPTNLFFFSVDALPAPPSPVTPVSLPPSPLGPLDLSSSPSSSSGDEEEDGGRTSDPPSPDVIQHIYYCLHCSKTYSSLSALSHHQMSHHQIPSGVPLQQTPSLPTEVSARPAFHCKHCPKEYTSLGALKMHIRSHTLPCVCPTCGKAFSRPWLLRGHIRTHTGERPFACQHCNRAFADRSNLRAHLQTHSEVKKYQCGSCSRTFSRMSLLHKHTASGCCPAS, encoded by the exons ATGCCTCGGTCATTTCTTGTCAAGAAGTATTTCTCCAGCAAGAAGCCATATTACAGGGAGAGTCAGCTGGAGAGCCAAACCG CTTTTGTCCCTGAAAGCTTTCCTCGGGCTGAACTTCCGACACAGAACAACAGCTCTGCACTGACCTGCCACCCCACCAACCTGTTCTTCTTCAGCGTGGACGCCCTGCCTGCGCCGCCCTCCCCGGTCACCCCAGTGTCTCTGCCTCCATCACCCCTGGGTCCTCTGGACCTCAGCAGCTCCCCTTCAAGCAGCAGTGgcgatgaagaggaggatggcgGACGCACCTCAGATCCCCCCAGCCCAGACGTCATCCAGCACATCTACTACTGTTTGCACTGCAGCAAGACGTACAGCAGCCTCTCAGCACTGTCCCACCATCAGATGTCCCACCACCAGATCCCCTCCGGTGTCCCGCTGCAGCAGACTCCCTCCTTACCCACAGAGGTCTCGGCACGCCCTGCTTTCCACTGCAAACACTGCCCTAAGGAGTACACCAGCCTGGGAGCCCTCAAGATGCACATTCGCTCACACACTCTGCCTTGTGTTTGCCCCACCTGCGGCAAGGCCTTCTCCAGACCGTGGCtgctcaggggccacattcgCACCCATACAG GTGAGCGCCCCTTTGCGTGTCAACACTGTAACCGGGCCTTTGCTGATCGCTCCAACCTGCGTGCCCACCTGCAGACCCACTCCGAAGTGAAGAAGTACCAGTGCGGCTCCTGCTCGCGGACTTTCAGCCGCATGTccctgctgcacaaacacactgctTCTGGATGCTGTCCTGCCTCTTAG